Genomic window (Sediminispirochaeta smaragdinae DSM 11293):
ATAAGCTTTTCCAGTGTTGGTGAGTCAGTTGTTCCTGTTGAGATTTCTCAAAAGCATGCAGGCAACGGCGCTTTTGGTAAAGCTCTTTGCGATCCTCTTGTATGGTATGATAAAGCAACACGGACTATAGCAGAAACCTTACATGAGAAGGTCAAAATTGAGCGGTATGAGTCCCGAGGGGTAAGCCTTAACTACACCATGGGGCTTTTCAAAATGTTGTTCATGAAAGATGGGAATATCGTAGAGAAAACTAATCATCCATATACGTTCCTTTCTATTGCTGACTATCTTGCATACCGATTGACTGAGAAGGCCTATTGGGACTATTCACAAGCTTGCCGATCCTATTTGTTTGATATTCATGATCGAAAGTGGGATTCTTCACTTCTTAGTTCATTAGGTTTTGATATGGAATTACCCACATGCAAACCTACAGGAAGTTATGCTGGTTCAACGAAAACAGGTATTCCTGTTTATCTAGGCGGTCATGATCACATTATAGGAATGTATGGGATTAAACTACTATTTGGGAGTGAGACCCTTTTTTATTCGATGGGATCTGCTGCTGTGTTGGGTGGCTTCACTGAAGGCAAAGGCATATCTAAACAGGTTATGAAGGAAAGAATGAAGCGTATCTCCAACCTTACAATTGGTGCTTGTTACAGCGAGAGTGATTATTATATTGAAAATTCTTTGCGTTATTTTGGGAAACTTCATGATGCGCTTGCTTCCTTCTTTGGTTCTAATGATCCCAAAGGCTTTTATGATACAATGAACGATATTATCGAAAAAGATTTTTCCACTGAAAATTTACCTGTCTTTTATGTAGAAGGTGATCGTATTACTAAGGAAGGCATTTCTGGCTTTGAATTGCGTAATATACAGTTAGGGACTAATCCCATAAAGGTGGTTACGTCTTTATACACCTATATGGGAATTATGACAAAAATTATTCTTGATGAATTATCCTTTCATTTTCCCCTGCCGCAAATAGTTGCGGGTGGTGGGATTGTTCGTAATCGGCTAATGCTTCAGTTTATATCCGACATCATTGGCCAACCTATCCGTATTCTTCAAGAGAAAGAATTATCGGCCTTGGGGGCTGCCCTTTGCGCTGCTAACGGAGCTGGCGATACTGAGATTATTAAAAGGGCACAACAAAAGATCAAGATATCTCAGATTGAACCTTCACCGCATGCAATTGCAAGAAAGGAGACTGCAGAGAAAATGTATAAAAATTTCTATTCTTAGAATTAACAATTTTAGTAGTGGAATTGATGGAATATTTTAACTATAAGGAAGGGTATTATGTCATTACTTTCATTAAAAGAAATTCTTGATCCGGCAAAGGATGAGAATTTTGCTGTTCCTGCTTTCAATTTTTTCTCTTTTGAGGATGCTAAAGCAATTGTTCGAGCTGCCGAAGAACTAAATTCTCCAGTGATCCTCATGTCTTCGGGAAGCTGTGTGAAGAACTTTGGGATTGAAACCGCCGCCTCTGTTATGAGAAATTTGGCGTTTAATGCTTCTGTCCCTGTTGTTGCTCATTTGGATCATGCAGATAATTTAGAGTTAATCTTTAAAGCAATGCATCATGGCTATACTTCAATTATGTATGACGGCTCAATGTTGCCTGTAGAAGAGAATATCAAGAACACACAGTTCGTTGTAAAGGTTGCCCATTCTTTGGGTATATCGGTTGAAGCCGAAATTGGTCGTGTTGCAAAAGGCGAGGAAGGTGAAAGTGCTGAAGAGATTCTGACGACTCCTGAAAGTGCAAAATATTTTCAGGATGCTACTGGAGTGGATTGTTTGGCCGTTGCTGTTGGTACAAAACATGCAATGCAAAGTCAGAAGGCAAATATCAAATTTGACAATGTTGAGAAAATTAGTGCAATCGTGAAAATTCCTCTTGTGTTACATGGATCCAGTGGGGTGACTAACGAAGAATTAGATAGAATTAAGAATACCAAATTCGCTAAAATAAATATTGGAACAGTTTTGCGGCGAACATACATTGATGAGATTAGAAAAACTTTGAAAGAAAATCCTGATCTGAAGGATCATTTAAAACTTCTGCAGAAATCAAGTATGGCTGTTTCTGAAAAGGTTAAAGAAAAGATTTGCATTTTAAAAAGTGATGGAAAAGCCGATATCTATAAATAGTTGATATACATATTTTGCCGGCGAAGATTTCTCTTTGCCGGCTTTTGTTTTTTCGTGGCTGTTACAAAATACCTCTGCTGCCGAATACCTCGATTTTTGTTGAAACAATAGAGGCGCATGCATCGACAATTGCAGTGGAAACCTTTCGGGGATCTGAATCTTTGACCGCCAGGGAGGTGTTCTTCATTACATCAAAATAGCCATGCACCTTCAATTCGGTACCAACATTAATTTTCAGGATACCGAGGCCAATCGCTTTTTTGAAATCCTCGTCGGAAACTCCAGTCCCACCATGAAGGACCAGCGGTATGGCCGTTCTTGTATGAATAGCCGTGATTCTTTCAAAGTCAAGTTTTGGGGGAAGCTTATAAAAACCGTGTACCGTCCCGACAGAGACGGCTAATGCATCTATATTCGTATCGTTTACAAATTTCTCTGCATCTTCGGGAACCGTAAACAGGGCCTCCCTCTCGGATACAACAATATTGTCTTCAACTCCACCAACATGCCCCAATTCTGCTTCCACGGAACATCCTGTTTTTGCGGCATAATCAACCGCGAGACGGGTAAGACGAACATTTTCATCGTAGTCTTTATCTGAAGCATCGATCATAACCGATGTGAATCCATGATCAATACACATAAATAACAAATCCATATCGGTACAATGGTCAAGGTGAAGTACTATATCGGTTTCATATTCCTGGCTTAAAGCTCTTGCGGCGGATACGACAACGTCCAAGCCCATTACTTTAAGGGCTCCCATAGACGCCATGGCGATAACCGGACTTTTTTTGCTACTGGCAGCCTTGATAATGCCACGCAGATTTTCTAGTCCGAAAAAATTAAATGCACCAACAGCACATTTATTTTTTCTAGCTTTTTCCAGAAAGTATTTCATTGTAACCAGAGACATATATCCTCCTGAGCAATCTTTTCTTTGTCTATATCTTCTTTTCGGTAGCTGCTCTTTCCTTAAATATAGAAACGCCCCCATGAAACCCGGCCATATCACCTCGTTCGGCCCACGATATGATACAGTTTTCATTAATGGAGGTCGTACATGCTTGTCTTTTTACAAATTCTTCCAGATAGCCTTTGGGGTAACATTCCATAGCGGCAATTCCCCCTCCTATAATTACATGAGTCGGCTCGATTATTGTTATTGCGGTGGTGACCAACAAAGCCTCGTTATCAACAAATTCCTTTAAGCGTTTTCCCGCAATGGAGTCCTCTCCCCAAAGTTGAAAAACTTTCGATATGTGGATATGTGCATCTTCACTGATTTCTTCCAAAACACGACCGTTTACATACGCTTCAGCGCAACCATGCCTGCCACAAACACATTTTTTTCCGTTAAGACGGAATGGGATATGTCCCAATTCCAATCCGTTACGATATAGTCTACAGGCTTTATCATGTAGCAAAACATCAGCACCTATACCGGTTCCGAAAAATATCCCGAGAAGAACCCAGTTATCTTCCAATGTTTTTCCGGCTTTCTCTCCATGGAGCAGAAGCTTTGTGTCGTGGTCAACATAAACAGGAATCCCGATTTTTACTCGCAACTCACTTGCAATTTTGCGTCCATTCAGTGAAGTAATATTATTACATTGGATTATATAGTCCTTATCTTCATCAATAATTGCAGGCACGCCAATAATAACCGCAGCAGGGTGTATGCCGTTCCTTTCTGTATATTGGTTTAATAGCCCGCGGAGAATT
Coding sequences:
- a CDS encoding class II fructose-bisphosphate aldolase, with protein sequence MGAFLYLRKEQLPKRRYRQRKDCSGGYMSLVTMKYFLEKARKNKCAVGAFNFFGLENLRGIIKAASSKKSPVIAMASMGALKVMGLDVVVSAARALSQEYETDIVLHLDHCTDMDLLFMCIDHGFTSVMIDASDKDYDENVRLTRLAVDYAAKTGCSVEAELGHVGGVEDNIVVSEREALFTVPEDAEKFVNDTNIDALAVSVGTVHGFYKLPPKLDFERITAIHTRTAIPLVLHGGTGVSDEDFKKAIGLGILKINVGTELKVHGYFDVMKNTSLAVKDSDPRKVSTAIVDACASIVSTKIEVFGSRGIL
- a CDS encoding FGGY-family carbohydrate kinase is translated as MDCYIGLDIGTTNSKAIALRRDGTTEIIYEQKTKKYHSNDIEFFSIDDIEHCMNLAIQNAQEKYTVKGISFSSVGESVVPVEISQKHAGNGAFGKALCDPLVWYDKATRTIAETLHEKVKIERYESRGVSLNYTMGLFKMLFMKDGNIVEKTNHPYTFLSIADYLAYRLTEKAYWDYSQACRSYLFDIHDRKWDSSLLSSLGFDMELPTCKPTGSYAGSTKTGIPVYLGGHDHIIGMYGIKLLFGSETLFYSMGSAAVLGGFTEGKGISKQVMKERMKRISNLTIGACYSESDYYIENSLRYFGKLHDALASFFGSNDPKGFYDTMNDIIEKDFSTENLPVFYVEGDRITKEGISGFELRNIQLGTNPIKVVTSLYTYMGIMTKIILDELSFHFPLPQIVAGGGIVRNRLMLQFISDIIGQPIRILQEKELSALGAALCAANGAGDTEIIKRAQQKIKISQIEPSPHAIARKETAEKMYKNFYS
- a CDS encoding ROK family protein, yielding MTDEDFAASIQGQCLIVMDIGGTRIRIASIEVSEKEVPYAFEEYSSNLLQETDPIEILRGLLNQYTERNGIHPAAVIIGVPAIIDEDKDYIIQCNNITSLNGRKIASELRVKIGIPVYVDHDTKLLLHGEKAGKTLEDNWVLLGIFFGTGIGADVLLHDKACRLYRNGLELGHIPFRLNGKKCVCGRHGCAEAYVNGRVLEEISEDAHIHISKVFQLWGEDSIAGKRLKEFVDNEALLVTTAITIIEPTHVIIGGGIAAMECYPKGYLEEFVKRQACTTSINENCIISWAERGDMAGFHGGVSIFKERAATEKKI
- a CDS encoding class II fructose-bisphosphate aldolase, translating into MSLLSLKEILDPAKDENFAVPAFNFFSFEDAKAIVRAAEELNSPVILMSSGSCVKNFGIETAASVMRNLAFNASVPVVAHLDHADNLELIFKAMHHGYTSIMYDGSMLPVEENIKNTQFVVKVAHSLGISVEAEIGRVAKGEEGESAEEILTTPESAKYFQDATGVDCLAVAVGTKHAMQSQKANIKFDNVEKISAIVKIPLVLHGSSGVTNEELDRIKNTKFAKINIGTVLRRTYIDEIRKTLKENPDLKDHLKLLQKSSMAVSEKVKEKICILKSDGKADIYK